GGCCATAATTTTTGAATACATGCCGCCGGTACCGGATATTGTACCGGCCCCGCCTGCAAGTGCTTCCAGCTCACCGGTTATTTCCGTGACTTTTTGAATTAACTTCGCGCTGCTGTTTTTTCGTGGATCTGCTGTAAAGAGGCCGTCAACATCTGAGAGAATAACCAGTCTGGAGGCATTAAGTAAGGCAGCGACAAGGGCGGCCAGTTTATCGTTGTCACCAAACTTAAGTTCCTCAACCGATACAGTGTCATTTTCATTAATAATTGGGATTACCTTCAATGACAGGAGGGTGTTGAGGGTATTCCCGGCATTTATGAACCGTCTTCTGTCTGAAAAGACGTCTCTGGTGAGAAGCACCTGTGCAACTTTTTTATCAAATGCGCCGAAGGCTTTTTCATAAGCCCACACAAGAGAGCTTTGACCCACAGCTGCTGCGGCTTGCTTGAGGTTTATATCGTCAATGCGTCCCTCCAACCCCAGCTTACAACGCCCAGCGGCCACCGCCCCTGAGGATACCACCACCACGTCGTACCCCTCATCATGGGCAGCGGAGATATCCCAGGCCAGTTGCCTTATCCGCTTTTCATCCAGTCCCTTTTCCGAGGCCAGTGTGTTACTTCCTATCTTTACTACTATGGTTTCCAACAAGTGTATTATACATAAACTG
The window above is part of the Nitrospirae bacterium YQR-1 genome. Proteins encoded here:
- the proB gene encoding glutamate 5-kinase, which encodes MSPCGFRKTGSLCIIHLLETIVVKIGSNTLASEKGLDEKRIRQLAWDISAAHDEGYDVVVVSSGAVAAGRCKLGLEGRIDDINLKQAAAAVGQSSLVWAYEKAFGAFDKKVAQVLLTRDVFSDRRRFINAGNTLNTLLSLKVIPIINENDTVSVEELKFGDNDKLAALVAALLNASRLVILSDVDGLFTADPRKNSSAKLIQKVTEITGELEALAGGAGTISGTGGMYSKIMAAKIATAHGITVTIINGKKSGLLMNILRGSDTFGTTFSAKVRKFGARKSWIASHLHTRGSIFLDEGATKALVSNGKSLLPSGIKSVEGSFERGDALNCISTDGKKIAKGIVNYSSAELSRIIGHKTSEIEGILGYKYSDEIIHRNNMTLL